From a region of the Engraulis encrasicolus isolate BLACKSEA-1 unplaced genomic scaffold, IST_EnEncr_1.0 scaffold_28_np1212, whole genome shotgun sequence genome:
- the LOC134443217 gene encoding zinc finger protein 782-like has product MLDMAPSRSSERSLFPSHPARGWLESLAAFPSFNTAGPEMEVGDNGRLHRCPVCGRGFSRRSSMKRHHEGVHIRAKPSSTTKRQHQGSHKRDSTNNSSLPPVDGAADTTTEQTTPSSSKDIKTEPMQEEDETLASALGSETSHSPPDPASGPQESSSSSSSAIPSCTAGGPDSDADNGRRHKCPICGKGFSRGSTMRRHKEGVHKDGKPWVPPTHTGKRSFDCEQCGKSFQHAQQLVTHERVHTGEKPFICAECGKSFSQSGSLKAHLRTHTGERPFPCPHCEKCFSHAFNLTAHMRTHTGEKPYQCAECGKRFSQLGPLRTHQRSHTGERPYGCQVCGRRFADLGHATRHQRTHRGAAGLLRVREEEDGGLSPGVGEEDDAAGLSPSMVAEEEDAFGSPRVAEEEDGGLSPSVWEEEDAGSARVGEEEDGGLSPRVTEEEDGGSPSGFGEEEDGAGSPRVTEEEESPE; this is encoded by the exons atgCTGGACATGGCTCCATCCCGCAGCTCTGAGAGAAGTCTCTTCCCTTCTCATCCGGCCAGAGGTTGGCTGGAGTCACTAGCTGCTTTCCCATCATTCAACACTGCAGGCCCAGAGATGGAGGTGGGGGACAACGGGAGACTGCACAGGTGCCCAGTCTGTGGAAGAGGGTTCTCCAGAAGGTCGAGCATGAAAAGACACCACGAGGGTGTCCACATCAGAGCCAAGCCCTCATCAACCACGAAAAGGCAGCATCAGGGCAGCCACAAGAGAGACAGTACCAACAACTCATCTCTTCCTCCTGTAGATGGCGCTGCTGACACCACCACAGAGCAGACCACCCCCTCCTCATCTAAAGACATCAAGACTGAACCTATGCAG GAGGAAGATGAAACGTTGGCTTCCGCCCTCGGCTCTGAGACCAGCCACTCCCCTCCAGACCCAGCAAGTGGACCGCAAgagtcgtcgtcgtcatcgtcgtctgcaatcccatcatgcactgcaggGGGCCCGGATTCAGACGCGGACAACGGGAGGAGGCACAAGTGCCCCATCTGTGGCAAGGGATTCTCCAGGGGGTCGACCATGAGAAGACACAAGGAGGGCGTGCATAAAGACGGCAAACCTTGGGTGCCGCCCACGCACACGGGGAAAAGGTCCTTTGACTGCGAGCAGTGCGGCAAGAGCTTCCAGCACGCGCAGCAGCTGGTCACCCACGAGCGCGTTCACACCGGAGAGAAGCCGTTTATCTGTGCCGAATGCGGAAAGAGTTTCTCCCAGTCAGGGAGCCTCAAAGCgcacctccgcacacacacag gagagaggccgtttCCCTGCCCTCATTGTGAGAAGTGTTTTTCTCACGCGTTCAACCTCACGGCtcacatgcgcactcacactgGGGAAAAGCCGTACCAGTGCGCAGAGTGCGGCAAGCGCTTTTCGCAGCTCGGACCCCTCAGGACGCACCAGCGctctcacacaggagagaggccgtacggATGCCAGGTGTGCGGACGACGCTTCGCAGACCTGGGACACGCCACGCGACACCAGCGCACCCACAGGGGCGCAGCAGGGTTGTTGAGGGttagggaggaagaggatggagggtTGTCACCGGGGGTTGGAGAGGAAGATGATGCAGCAGGGTTGTCACCGTCAATGGTTGCAGAGGAAGAGGATGCATTTGGGTCGCCGAGGGTTGCAGAGGAAGAGGACGGAGGGTTGTCACCAAGTGTTTGGGAGGAAGAGGACGCAGGGTCGGCGAGGgttggggaggaagaggatggagggtTGTCACCGAGGGTAacggaggaagaggatggagggtcaccatcagggtttggagaggaagaggatggagcaGGGTCGCCGAGGGTtacggaggaagaggagagcccaGAATGA